The following are encoded in a window of Tessaracoccus flavescens genomic DNA:
- a CDS encoding cupin domain-containing protein — translation MPATERDQSVVHTGVLADLPVTREATTSRVLVNNPLLRVVDFAFDEGQLLTEHTSPRAVTVTLLDGSMDFDLDGNTHSLTAGDVIYMAPGASHALRATSACHMQLVMVDVDA, via the coding sequence ATGCCCGCAACCGAGCGTGACCAGTCCGTCGTCCACACCGGCGTCCTCGCCGACCTGCCCGTCACCCGCGAGGCGACGACCTCGCGGGTGCTGGTGAACAACCCGCTGCTGCGGGTCGTCGACTTCGCCTTCGACGAGGGACAGTTGCTGACCGAGCACACCAGTCCCCGCGCCGTGACCGTCACGCTGCTCGACGGCAGCATGGACTTCGACCTCGACGGCAACACCCACAGCCTCACCGCAGGCGATGTGATCTACATGGCGCCGGGCGCGTCACACGCGCTGCGCGCCACCTCGGCCTGCCACATGCAGCTCGTCATGGTCGACGTGGACGCCTGA
- the nifJ gene encoding pyruvate:ferredoxin (flavodoxin) oxidoreductase: MKAIIDGNEAAADVAYRVSELCSIYPITPSSTMAELADEWSAHRRANVWGQVPTVIEMQSEAGAAGAMHGALQGGALSTTFTASQGLLLMIPNMYRIAGELTSTVFHVAARSLATQGLSIFGDHQDVMAVRQTGVCLLSSASVQEAHDMAAIAHRATLLSRLPFVHFFDGFRTSHELNTMTKLSDDQLREFIPRELVLEHRARALSPANPFIRGTAQNPDTYFQSRETSNPFYARVPGIVAETMERFAELSGRRYRLVEYHGAPDAERVVVVMGSGVEAITPVIDRLNADGGRVGVLQIRLYRPFPAETFLEALPASVRRIAVLDRTKEPGASGEPLFLDVTSVLSEAVASGRREALPITIGGRYGLSSKEFTPAMVAAVFDELALEAPRPRFTVGIHDDVTHLSLDYDPTLDLEDPETLRAVFYGLGSDGTVGANKNTIKILGSEDETFAQGYFVYDSKKSGSRTVSHLRFGPNPIRAPYLVSKAGFVGCHHWSILERVDVLEFARPGTTLLINSPHGADTWRHLPNQMQAKILELGIKVHVIDAGKVARAAGLGSRANTILQTCFFAISGVMEREAAIAKIKQAISKTYARKSEEVVRKNHLAVDSALAELHRLEPADELSSHGFIPPVPSDAPDFVRTVTATMLEGRGDDLPVSALPADGTYPSGTTRFEKRNISEIVAEWDADNCIQCGNCAFVCPHAVLRAKSYPDAQLDGAPDGFLSAPLNAAGLPSTRYTLQVYVEDCTGCGLCVEACPVKPIDQPSRRAINLEPKLEREVDRRAVEFFESIPENDRSRVDFGTVRGTQFLEPLFEFSGACSGCGETPYLKLLSQLFGDRATIANATGCSSIYGGNLPTTPWAKNAMGRGPAWSNSLFEDNAEFGLGMRLAADLHADLARARLAEVRDLVDDDELVDAILGSEQLQGSELAAQLERIDRLKARLGELDGPLIADLRSVADTLVRRSVWIVGGDGWAYDIGSSGVDHVLASGRDVNVLVLDTEVYSNTGGQASKSTPLGAVAKFASGGKQSNKKDLAMQAMAYGSVYVARVAMGADPQQTLKAFREAEAYDGPSLIIAYSHCIAHGYDIRKGLDQQYKAVNSGHWPLMRYNPVIRDAGGNPFLLDSPRPRMSLEKYRSAELRYKVLKAADPDEAARLIDLAQAQVDRRWEEYEELALRGADRFAADPRRD, encoded by the coding sequence ATGAAGGCCATCATCGACGGCAACGAGGCCGCGGCCGATGTCGCATACCGGGTGAGCGAGCTGTGCTCGATCTACCCGATCACCCCGAGCTCGACCATGGCAGAACTGGCAGACGAATGGTCGGCCCATCGCAGGGCCAACGTCTGGGGTCAGGTCCCCACCGTCATCGAGATGCAGTCCGAGGCAGGAGCGGCGGGGGCCATGCATGGCGCGCTGCAGGGCGGCGCCCTGTCGACGACCTTCACCGCGTCCCAGGGACTGCTCCTGATGATCCCGAACATGTACCGGATCGCGGGCGAGCTCACCTCGACGGTGTTCCACGTCGCCGCGCGCTCGCTCGCCACGCAGGGGCTCTCCATCTTCGGCGACCACCAGGACGTGATGGCGGTGCGCCAGACCGGTGTGTGCCTGCTCAGCTCGGCCTCCGTCCAGGAGGCGCACGACATGGCAGCCATCGCCCACCGGGCGACCCTGCTCAGCCGGCTGCCGTTCGTGCATTTCTTCGACGGCTTCCGCACCTCTCACGAGCTCAACACCATGACCAAGCTCAGCGACGACCAGCTGCGCGAGTTCATCCCGCGCGAGTTGGTGCTGGAGCACCGGGCCCGCGCCCTCAGCCCCGCGAACCCGTTCATCCGGGGAACGGCCCAGAACCCCGACACCTACTTCCAGTCCCGCGAGACGTCCAACCCGTTCTACGCGCGGGTGCCGGGGATCGTCGCCGAGACGATGGAACGCTTCGCCGAGCTGAGCGGCAGGCGATACCGGCTGGTCGAGTACCACGGGGCGCCCGACGCGGAACGGGTCGTGGTCGTGATGGGCTCCGGCGTCGAGGCGATCACGCCCGTCATCGACCGGCTCAACGCCGACGGTGGCAGGGTAGGGGTGTTGCAGATCCGGCTCTACCGTCCGTTCCCCGCCGAGACCTTCCTCGAGGCGCTTCCCGCGAGCGTGCGCCGGATCGCCGTGCTCGACCGCACCAAGGAGCCGGGCGCCTCGGGCGAGCCCCTGTTCCTCGACGTGACGAGCGTGCTGTCCGAGGCCGTCGCCTCCGGCCGACGCGAGGCGCTCCCGATCACCATCGGCGGACGCTACGGACTGTCGTCGAAGGAGTTCACGCCCGCGATGGTGGCCGCGGTCTTCGACGAGCTTGCCCTCGAGGCTCCCCGGCCGAGGTTCACCGTCGGCATCCACGACGACGTCACCCACCTCTCGCTCGACTACGACCCCACCCTCGACCTCGAGGACCCGGAGACGCTGCGCGCCGTGTTCTACGGCCTCGGCTCGGACGGGACCGTCGGCGCGAACAAGAACACGATCAAGATCCTCGGCTCCGAGGACGAGACGTTCGCCCAGGGCTACTTCGTCTATGACTCGAAGAAGTCGGGCTCGCGCACCGTCTCGCACCTGCGCTTCGGGCCGAACCCGATCCGGGCGCCGTACCTCGTCAGCAAGGCGGGCTTCGTCGGCTGCCACCACTGGTCGATCCTTGAGCGCGTCGACGTGCTCGAGTTCGCCCGCCCCGGCACGACACTGCTGATCAACTCGCCACACGGGGCCGACACCTGGCGCCACCTGCCGAATCAGATGCAGGCGAAGATCCTCGAGCTCGGGATCAAAGTCCACGTGATCGACGCGGGGAAGGTCGCCCGGGCGGCCGGCCTCGGGTCGCGCGCCAACACGATCCTGCAGACCTGCTTCTTCGCGATCTCCGGAGTCATGGAGCGCGAGGCGGCCATCGCGAAGATCAAGCAGGCGATCAGCAAGACCTACGCCCGCAAGTCCGAGGAGGTGGTCCGCAAGAACCACCTCGCCGTCGACTCGGCGCTCGCGGAACTGCACCGCCTTGAACCGGCGGACGAGCTGTCGAGCCACGGCTTCATCCCACCCGTGCCCAGCGACGCACCTGACTTCGTGCGCACCGTCACCGCCACGATGCTCGAGGGTCGCGGCGACGACCTGCCCGTGTCCGCGCTGCCCGCCGACGGCACCTACCCGTCGGGAACCACGAGGTTCGAGAAGCGCAACATCTCGGAGATCGTCGCGGAATGGGACGCGGACAACTGCATCCAGTGCGGTAACTGCGCCTTCGTCTGCCCGCACGCCGTGCTGCGCGCCAAGTCGTACCCGGACGCCCAGCTCGACGGCGCGCCCGACGGCTTCCTCAGCGCCCCACTGAACGCTGCCGGCCTACCCTCGACCAGGTACACCCTGCAGGTCTACGTCGAGGACTGCACCGGCTGTGGGCTCTGCGTCGAGGCCTGCCCGGTCAAGCCGATCGACCAGCCCTCCCGGCGCGCCATCAACCTCGAGCCGAAGCTCGAGCGTGAGGTCGATCGACGCGCAGTCGAGTTCTTCGAGTCGATCCCCGAGAACGACCGCTCGAGGGTCGACTTCGGCACCGTCCGGGGAACCCAGTTCCTCGAGCCGCTGTTCGAGTTCTCCGGCGCCTGCTCCGGCTGCGGGGAGACGCCCTACCTGAAGTTGCTCAGCCAGCTCTTCGGCGACCGGGCGACCATCGCCAACGCCACCGGCTGCTCCTCGATCTACGGCGGCAACCTGCCGACCACGCCGTGGGCAAAGAACGCCATGGGCCGGGGACCTGCCTGGTCGAACTCGCTGTTCGAGGACAACGCCGAGTTCGGCCTGGGCATGCGGCTGGCCGCAGACCTGCACGCCGACCTCGCCCGGGCACGCCTGGCCGAGGTGCGCGACCTGGTCGACGACGACGAACTGGTCGACGCGATCCTCGGCTCCGAGCAGCTGCAGGGTTCGGAGCTCGCGGCCCAGCTCGAGCGGATAGACCGGCTCAAGGCCAGGCTCGGCGAGCTCGACGGCCCCCTGATCGCGGACCTGCGCAGCGTCGCCGACACCCTCGTGCGGCGCTCGGTGTGGATCGTCGGAGGCGACGGTTGGGCCTACGACATCGGCAGCTCCGGCGTCGACCACGTGCTCGCCTCGGGCCGCGACGTCAACGTCCTCGTGCTCGACACCGAGGTGTACTCCAACACGGGCGGCCAGGCCTCCAAGTCGACGCCGTTGGGTGCGGTGGCGAAGTTCGCCTCCGGAGGCAAGCAGAGCAACAAGAAGGACCTGGCCATGCAGGCCATGGCCTACGGCTCGGTCTACGTGGCCCGCGTGGCGATGGGCGCCGACCCCCAGCAGACACTCAAGGCGTTCCGTGAGGCGGAGGCCTACGACGGCCCGAGCCTGATCATCGCCTACAGCCACTGCATCGCGCACGGCTACGACATCCGCAAGGGCCTCGACCAGCAGTACAAGGCCGTCAACTCCGGCCACTGGCCGCTGATGCGCTACAACCCGGTGATCCGTGACGCGGGAGGAAACCCCTTCCTGCTCGACTCGCCGCGGCCGCGCATGTCGTTGGAGAAGTACCGCTCGGCGGAGCTGCGCTACAAGGTGCTCAAGGCCGCCGACCCGGATGAGGCGGCCCGCCTGATCGATCTCGCCCAGGCGCAGGTCGACCGGCGGTGGGAAGAGTACGAAGAGCTCGCGTTGCGCGGCGCCGACCGGTTCGCAGCCGACCCCAGGAGGGACTGA
- a CDS encoding integrase catalytic domain-containing protein encodes MAARVEITKKYAKAYAAAPKKGKSQILDHVVEITGWNRDHARQQLVARLKQAPGRATATVAVIDRRKTKACKYSYDARLILQRVWAASGGSCGQYLAASMSDLIDAMEAEGELVPSQDRYSAEVRAELESMSAATIDRYLAPARAKDPIRGKTATKPGSLLRNSITVRKAGDEVEAEPGFFEVDTVAHCGPTLKGEFARSVNFTDMHTGWSFTYSIRNNAHLHIRTAFDHFIAQVPFAVTGIDCDNGSEFINHDLIGWAGQREVFFTRSRPYKKNDQATIESKNNHLVRRYGFYHRYDTATELALLNQLWPLVNDRLNFFTPTKKPEGWATDTVGRRKRLYDKPRSPYQRLLAAGVLNPAQETELAAYKATLKPVAMQRRITEIQQELTRLAGRKTARLEQHIAWKAPDPAGLKTRAS; translated from the coding sequence ATGGCAGCCCGAGTCGAGATCACGAAGAAGTACGCCAAGGCCTATGCCGCGGCCCCGAAGAAGGGCAAGTCCCAGATCCTCGACCACGTGGTCGAGATCACCGGCTGGAACCGTGACCATGCCCGCCAGCAGTTGGTGGCCCGGTTGAAACAGGCCCCGGGACGGGCCACCGCGACGGTCGCGGTGATCGATCGGCGCAAGACCAAGGCGTGTAAGTACTCCTACGACGCCAGGCTGATCCTGCAGCGGGTATGGGCGGCCTCGGGAGGCAGCTGCGGGCAGTACCTCGCCGCATCCATGAGCGATCTGATCGATGCGATGGAAGCCGAAGGCGAACTGGTGCCTAGCCAGGACCGTTACAGCGCCGAGGTCAGGGCCGAGCTGGAATCGATGTCGGCGGCCACGATCGACCGGTACCTCGCACCGGCGCGGGCGAAGGACCCGATCCGAGGAAAGACCGCCACCAAGCCCGGCAGCCTGCTACGAAACTCGATCACCGTGCGTAAAGCCGGTGACGAGGTCGAAGCCGAACCCGGGTTCTTCGAAGTCGACACCGTGGCCCACTGCGGCCCCACGCTGAAGGGCGAGTTCGCCCGCAGCGTGAACTTCACCGACATGCACACCGGCTGGAGCTTCACCTACTCCATCCGCAACAACGCCCACCTCCACATCCGGACCGCGTTCGACCACTTCATCGCCCAGGTCCCGTTCGCGGTCACCGGGATCGATTGTGACAACGGCTCGGAGTTCATCAACCACGACCTGATCGGCTGGGCCGGCCAACGAGAGGTGTTCTTCACCCGGTCGCGGCCTTACAAGAAAAACGATCAAGCCACCATCGAATCGAAGAACAACCACCTCGTGCGCCGCTACGGCTTCTACCACCGCTACGACACCGCCACCGAACTCGCGTTACTCAACCAGCTATGGCCGCTGGTCAACGACCGGCTCAACTTCTTCACCCCCACGAAGAAACCCGAAGGCTGGGCCACCGACACCGTAGGGCGCCGCAAACGCCTCTACGACAAGCCACGCTCCCCCTACCAGAGGCTCCTGGCCGCCGGGGTCCTCAACCCCGCCCAGGAAACAGAACTAGCCGCCTACAAGGCCACCCTCAAACCCGTCGCAATGCAACGACGCATCACCGAGATCCAACAGGAGCTCACCCGACTCGCAGGCCGAAAGACAGCCCGTCTCGAACAACACATCGCATGGAAGGCACCCGACCCCGCCGGCCTCAAAACCCGGGCCAGCTAA
- a CDS encoding GNAT family N-acetyltransferase — translation MVFVEPVTLTGRGIRLEPLERAHHDALEEAAADGELWRIRVSSVPEPGGMAGYIEQALASRAAGDRFPFAVIEEATGRVLGSTSFHDIAPAVRRVEIGYTWYARSVQRTHVNTAAKRLLLAHAFETLGCGVVGWRTDNLNLAGQRAIERLGAKKDGVIRGHALRRDGTVRDTVMYSVTAGEWPEIRAHLDHLLDR, via the coding sequence ATGGTGTTCGTCGAACCCGTGACCCTGACCGGCCGTGGCATCCGGCTCGAGCCGCTGGAGCGCGCCCACCACGACGCGTTGGAGGAGGCTGCGGCCGACGGGGAACTCTGGCGGATCCGCGTGAGCTCCGTCCCCGAGCCGGGAGGCATGGCCGGCTACATCGAACAGGCCCTCGCGTCCCGGGCGGCCGGCGACCGGTTCCCGTTCGCGGTGATCGAGGAGGCAACGGGCAGGGTGCTCGGTTCGACGAGCTTCCATGACATCGCGCCCGCGGTGCGCAGGGTCGAGATCGGCTACACCTGGTACGCCAGATCCGTGCAGCGCACGCACGTCAACACCGCGGCGAAGCGGCTGCTTCTCGCGCACGCCTTCGAGACCCTCGGATGCGGGGTGGTCGGCTGGCGCACCGACAACCTCAACCTCGCCGGCCAACGTGCCATCGAGCGGCTCGGCGCGAAGAAGGACGGCGTGATCCGCGGGCATGCGCTGCGTCGCGATGGCACCGTCCGCGACACCGTGATGTACTCCGTCACCGCGGGCGAATGGCCCGAGATCCGCGCCCACCTCGACCACCTGCTCGACAGGTAA
- a CDS encoding cation:proton antiporter: METVSTLVAIAITVIAGTALSERLRIAAPMLLIAVGIVGSYLPFVPEIHLEPEVVLLGLLPPLLYSTAIQTSLLDVRENVWKVLQLSVVLVVVTTFAVAAVVMALLPSVGWPVAIAIGAVVAPPDAVAATAVARRIGLPRQVVTILEAESLLNDATALVALRTAIAAIAATVSVGEVGLDFLRAAGGGLVVGLLAFFVVAWVRRRITDPLLDTAVSFVTPFAAYLTAERIHSSGVIAVVVAGILLGHKAPIIQTARSRLTETTTWRTVAFLLENSVFLLIGLQTRHILTEVAESHLSLGPVVAICLAVLGCVIVVRLVFVMGTQAVRDAFHPEQQRIPRSSFVIGSCVALSRSRRP; encoded by the coding sequence GTGGAAACAGTGTCCACCCTGGTCGCGATCGCCATCACGGTCATCGCGGGCACGGCGCTCAGCGAGCGTCTACGGATCGCCGCCCCGATGCTCCTGATCGCCGTCGGCATCGTCGGGTCCTATCTCCCCTTCGTGCCAGAGATCCACCTGGAGCCGGAGGTCGTGCTGCTCGGTCTCCTGCCTCCCCTGCTGTACTCCACCGCCATCCAGACGTCGCTGCTCGACGTCCGCGAGAACGTCTGGAAGGTGCTCCAACTCTCGGTCGTGCTCGTGGTCGTGACCACCTTCGCCGTGGCCGCGGTCGTGATGGCACTCCTCCCCTCGGTCGGCTGGCCGGTGGCCATCGCGATCGGCGCCGTCGTCGCCCCTCCGGACGCAGTGGCCGCGACGGCGGTGGCGCGCCGGATCGGCCTGCCCCGCCAGGTGGTCACCATCCTCGAGGCCGAGTCGCTGCTCAACGATGCGACGGCGCTGGTCGCCCTCCGCACCGCCATCGCGGCGATCGCCGCGACCGTTTCCGTGGGTGAGGTCGGGCTCGACTTCCTGCGCGCAGCGGGTGGCGGACTCGTCGTCGGGCTGCTCGCGTTCTTCGTCGTGGCCTGGGTCCGCAGACGCATCACCGATCCCCTCCTCGACACGGCGGTTTCCTTCGTGACCCCGTTCGCCGCGTACCTGACGGCTGAGCGGATCCACTCCTCGGGCGTCATCGCCGTCGTGGTGGCAGGCATCCTGCTCGGCCACAAGGCGCCCATCATCCAGACCGCGCGATCGCGCCTGACGGAGACGACGACGTGGCGCACCGTCGCCTTCCTGCTCGAGAACTCCGTGTTCCTGCTGATCGGGCTCCAGACCCGCCACATCCTCACCGAGGTGGCCGAGAGCCACCTCAGCCTCGGACCCGTGGTCGCGATCTGCCTCGCGGTGCTCGGCTGCGTGATCGTCGTGCGGCTCGTCTTCGTGATGGGAACCCAGGCCGTCCGCGACGCCTTCCACCCGGAGCAACAGCGGATCCCGCGCAGTTCGTTCGTCATCGGCTCATGCGTGGCGTTGTCACGCTCGCGGCGGCCCTGA
- a CDS encoding dihydroorotate dehydrogenase-like protein, whose amino-acid sequence MMDLSTTYMGLQLRNPVVASAGPLSQSVEGVRALADGGVGAVVMYSLFEEQLRREAEQTAILEDLYDDANAEAMSYFPTVPQSNRDASSAYLRLVEEGARAIDVPLIASLNGASVGNWTQTARRLQDAGAAGVELNIYFVPGDITMSGADVEERHLEILSAVTSAVEIPVAVKLSPYFSSVGNMALRLDAAGADALVLFNRFLQPDIDIERVSVESGVSLSTPIEGRLPRTWIAVLHDRLSASLAATTGVDTADDVVRYILAGADVVMTTSSLVRRGPAYAQVLVEGLDRWLNSHEIPLDKARGLLAVPRDAPADAYEREGYVSALEKAKSTYGSLR is encoded by the coding sequence ATCATGGATCTGAGCACCACCTACATGGGGCTGCAGCTGCGCAACCCCGTCGTCGCCTCGGCCGGCCCGCTGTCGCAGTCGGTCGAAGGCGTCCGGGCACTGGCGGACGGGGGAGTCGGGGCCGTCGTCATGTACTCCCTCTTCGAGGAGCAGCTGCGCAGGGAGGCCGAGCAGACCGCGATCCTTGAGGACCTGTACGACGATGCCAATGCCGAGGCGATGAGCTACTTCCCGACGGTGCCGCAGTCGAACCGCGACGCCAGCTCGGCGTATCTGCGGCTCGTCGAGGAGGGGGCGCGAGCCATCGACGTCCCCCTGATCGCCTCGCTGAACGGGGCGAGCGTCGGCAACTGGACGCAGACCGCGCGCAGGCTCCAGGACGCCGGAGCCGCCGGCGTGGAGCTGAACATCTACTTCGTCCCCGGTGACATCACGATGTCGGGGGCCGACGTCGAGGAGCGGCACCTGGAGATCCTCAGCGCCGTCACGTCGGCGGTCGAGATCCCCGTCGCGGTGAAGCTCAGCCCGTACTTCTCGTCGGTGGGCAACATGGCGCTCCGGCTGGACGCCGCCGGCGCCGACGCGCTGGTCCTGTTCAACCGGTTCCTCCAGCCAGACATCGACATCGAGCGCGTCTCGGTCGAGTCGGGGGTCTCGCTCTCGACCCCGATCGAGGGCAGGCTTCCGCGGACCTGGATCGCGGTGCTGCACGACCGGCTCTCGGCGTCACTGGCGGCCACGACCGGCGTCGACACGGCAGACGACGTCGTGCGCTACATCCTGGCCGGTGCCGACGTCGTGATGACCACCTCGTCGCTCGTGCGACGCGGACCCGCCTACGCACAGGTTCTCGTCGAGGGGCTCGACCGCTGGCTGAACTCGCACGAGATCCCCCTGGACAAGGCCCGCGGGCTGCTCGCGGTTCCCCGGGACGCTCCGGCCGACGCCTACGAGCGGGAGGGCTACGTCTCGGCACTCGAGAAGGCCAAGTCGACCTACGGGTCGCTGCGCTGA
- a CDS encoding UBP-type zinc finger domain-containing protein, producing the protein MRGVVTLAAALIIPSEVPHHEVVMLIALTVVVGTLFGQGLSLPALTRALKVRAPDPASDALARATVLQQAADAGMKRMAELDYDDHTGVCDLIRSRLDQRTFAAWERLSTASGEESPSDLYARIRLEMIEAERARVLEIRSEGRVPSDVVREVLGMLDLEESMIDVSAESREFVRTAPLGEDGGDCPDLEEYPAVETAEDPLCQRCVDEGLHTVALRQCLVCGNVACCDSSPGQHATAHFHETGHPVTESAEPGENWRWCYVHLKTS; encoded by the coding sequence ATGCGTGGCGTTGTCACGCTCGCGGCGGCCCTGATCATCCCGTCCGAGGTGCCTCACCACGAGGTGGTGATGCTGATCGCGCTGACGGTCGTGGTCGGCACCCTCTTCGGCCAGGGCCTTTCGCTTCCCGCCCTGACCCGGGCTCTCAAGGTGCGGGCCCCGGATCCGGCAAGCGACGCCCTCGCCCGCGCCACCGTCCTGCAGCAGGCTGCCGACGCGGGCATGAAGCGCATGGCCGAACTCGACTACGACGACCATACCGGTGTGTGCGACCTGATCCGCTCCAGGCTCGACCAGCGGACCTTCGCCGCCTGGGAGCGACTGTCGACGGCCTCCGGCGAGGAGTCCCCTTCCGACCTGTATGCCCGGATCCGGCTCGAGATGATCGAGGCCGAGCGGGCGAGGGTGCTCGAGATCCGCAGCGAGGGTCGGGTCCCCTCCGACGTGGTCCGCGAGGTCCTCGGCATGCTCGACCTCGAGGAGTCGATGATCGACGTCAGCGCCGAGAGCCGCGAGTTCGTGCGGACCGCACCGCTGGGCGAGGACGGCGGAGACTGCCCCGACCTCGAGGAGTATCCGGCGGTGGAGACCGCCGAGGACCCGTTGTGCCAGCGCTGCGTGGACGAGGGCCTGCACACCGTCGCGCTGCGCCAGTGCCTGGTCTGCGGCAACGTCGCCTGCTGCGACTCCTCCCCCGGCCAGCACGCCACCGCCCACTTCCACGAGACGGGCCACCCGGTCACGGAGTCCGCGGAACCCGGCGAGAACTGGCGCTGGTGCTATGTCCATCTGAAGACCTCCTGA
- a CDS encoding NAD(P)/FAD-dependent oxidoreductase yields the protein MYASSEGLSTVAIESDAIGGQAGASSMIRNYLGFPRGISGMRLTQRARSQAIRFGTRFFTGWPATGITAGTDGGPHRLHTDGGDVLARCVVVGTGVTYRRLGVASLEELVGNGVHYGAAMSVAPELVGQDVIVVGGGNSAGQAAVHLARYARSVMIVIRRPDLTATMSTYLINEIEYNPRITVCGDCEVVDGGAGEDAHLAWVELRHLDTGEPERREVRALCLLIGAEPQSGWLPSEVLREDRGFILTGRDLPAEAWHGDRPPADLETSVPGVFANGDIRSGSMKRVASATGEGATAVSLVHAHLAGLD from the coding sequence GTGTACGCGTCGAGCGAGGGGCTCAGCACCGTCGCCATCGAGTCCGACGCCATCGGCGGTCAGGCGGGCGCCAGTTCGATGATCCGCAACTACCTCGGCTTCCCGCGCGGCATCTCGGGCATGCGTCTGACCCAGCGCGCGCGGAGCCAGGCGATCCGCTTCGGCACCAGGTTCTTCACCGGCTGGCCGGCGACCGGGATCACGGCAGGTACCGACGGCGGGCCGCATCGCCTGCACACAGACGGCGGCGACGTCCTCGCCCGCTGCGTCGTGGTCGGCACCGGGGTCACCTACCGGAGGCTCGGCGTTGCCTCGCTCGAGGAGCTCGTCGGCAACGGCGTCCACTACGGCGCCGCCATGTCCGTCGCCCCGGAGCTGGTGGGCCAGGACGTGATCGTCGTCGGTGGAGGTAACTCCGCAGGCCAGGCCGCGGTGCATCTGGCCAGGTATGCCCGCTCGGTGATGATCGTGATCCGACGACCCGATCTGACCGCGACCATGTCGACGTACCTGATCAACGAGATCGAGTACAACCCTCGGATCACCGTGTGCGGCGACTGCGAAGTGGTCGACGGCGGGGCGGGCGAGGACGCGCACCTCGCGTGGGTCGAGCTGCGCCACCTGGACACGGGTGAGCCGGAGCGCCGGGAGGTGCGGGCGCTGTGCCTGCTGATCGGCGCAGAACCGCAGTCGGGCTGGCTCCCCTCCGAGGTGCTGCGCGAGGACCGGGGCTTCATCCTGACCGGGCGCGACCTGCCCGCGGAGGCGTGGCACGGGGACCGGCCACCCGCCGACCTGGAGACATCGGTGCCTGGCGTCTTCGCGAACGGTGACATCCGCTCCGGCTCAATGAAACGGGTGGCCTCGGCGACCGGGGAGGGCGCGACGGCCGTCTCACTCGTGCACGCTCACCTCGCGGGTCTTGACTGA
- a CDS encoding aldo/keto reductase, which translates to MTVPQIQLNDSTSIPQLGYGVFKVPADETEKAVSEALEIGYRHIDTAAIYGNEEGVGAAIKASGIPREELYITTKLWNDRHDGDEPFRAIEESLTKLGLDHVNLYLVHWPTPERDNYLNAWEKVVEIRERGLTTSAGVSNFLVPHLEKITAGGAVPAVNQIELHPRYQQRDVTQWCADHDIKIEAWGPLGQGKYDINALAPIIEAAQVHEKSAAQVVLRWHLQSGRIVFPKSVRRERLIENFEVFDFTLTDDEMDAINSLDTGDGSGRVGSHPNDVN; encoded by the coding sequence ATGACCGTTCCACAGATTCAGCTCAACGACTCCACGTCGATCCCCCAGCTCGGCTACGGGGTCTTCAAGGTTCCCGCAGACGAGACCGAGAAGGCGGTCTCCGAGGCCCTCGAGATCGGCTACCGGCACATCGACACCGCCGCCATCTACGGCAACGAGGAGGGCGTCGGCGCCGCTATCAAGGCGAGCGGAATCCCGCGCGAGGAGCTCTACATCACCACGAAGCTCTGGAACGACCGCCACGACGGCGACGAGCCGTTCCGCGCGATCGAGGAGTCCCTGACGAAGCTCGGCCTCGACCACGTCAACCTCTACCTGGTGCACTGGCCGACCCCGGAGCGCGACAACTACCTCAACGCCTGGGAGAAGGTCGTCGAGATCCGCGAGCGCGGCCTCACCACCAGCGCGGGCGTCTCCAACTTCCTCGTCCCGCACCTGGAGAAGATCACCGCGGGCGGCGCCGTCCCCGCCGTGAACCAGATCGAGCTCCACCCGCGCTACCAGCAGCGCGACGTGACCCAGTGGTGCGCGGACCACGACATCAAGATCGAGGCATGGGGGCCACTCGGTCAGGGCAAGTACGACATCAACGCGCTCGCCCCGATCATCGAGGCCGCACAGGTGCACGAGAAGTCGGCAGCCCAGGTCGTCCTGCGCTGGCACCTGCAGTCCGGCCGGATCGTCTTCCCGAAGTCGGTGCGCCGCGAGCGCCTGATCGAGAACTTCGAGGTCTTCGACTTCACCCTGACCGACGACGAGATGGACGCGATCAACTCGCTTGACACGGGTGACGGCTCCGGCCGCGTCGGCTCGCACCCGAACGACGTGAACTGA